In a genomic window of Pleurocapsa sp. PCC 7319:
- a CDS encoding DUF4385 domain-containing protein, whose product MNKFDYSLDYENLNFRDRPDLYQVGKGEQGVLLVQPYKSEILPHWRFKNPEIATESSNKIYQMFLEYLEKKDFVGADMARKFLQMGYTRSRRYANHKSGRKYRTNPQKAKSKAAEKELRKEILSLDIDPIKARSAEIFKAKWQKAKNNHKYQQLLKIHKQKYEI is encoded by the coding sequence ATGAATAAATTTGATTATTCTCTAGATTATGAAAACTTAAATTTTCGCGATCGCCCCGATCTTTATCAGGTGGGAAAAGGGGAACAGGGAGTATTGTTAGTCCAGCCTTATAAATCTGAAATTTTACCTCACTGGAGATTTAAGAACCCTGAAATAGCAACTGAATCAAGTAACAAAATCTATCAAATGTTCTTGGAATATTTAGAAAAAAAAGATTTTGTTGGTGCAGATATGGCGCGAAAATTCTTACAGATGGGATACACGCGATCGCGAAGATACGCCAATCATAAAAGTGGAAGGAAATATCGTACTAATCCTCAAAAGGCAAAATCCAAAGCAGCAGAAAAAGAACTCCGAAAAGAAATTTTATCTTTGGATATAGACCCTATAAAAGCCAGGTCAGCAGAAATTTTTAAAGCTAAGTGGCAAAAAGCCAAAAATAATCATAAATACCAGCAATTATTAAAAATCCATAAGCAAAAATACGAAATATAG
- a CDS encoding DUF6658 family protein, whose protein sequence is MHNLIQIIKSINIRSVLTVFLASCLLIINTACSQGNIAQTGGQAYTETAKRAMSDTYDDYDANQDFKGGMNGYNDDRRYDAETSAKTKALIDRAESRQNDNLGDYVEGISDRVNDKIETAKKAFDEATDTAQDTIEDATQAGKRTAKEIKGNFQDLT, encoded by the coding sequence ATGCACAATCTAATCCAAATCATTAAATCTATAAATATAAGATCAGTACTAACAGTATTTTTAGCAAGTTGTTTATTGATAATTAATACAGCTTGTAGCCAAGGTAACATTGCGCAGACTGGAGGGCAAGCATATACAGAAACGGCCAAAAGAGCTATGTCTGATACTTATGATGATTATGATGCCAATCAAGATTTCAAAGGTGGTATGAATGGATATAACGATGATCGCAGATATGATGCGGAAACTTCTGCTAAGACAAAAGCACTAATAGATAGAGCTGAAAGCCGTCAAAATGATAATTTAGGTGATTATGTTGAAGGTATTAGCGATCGCGTTAATGATAAAATCGAGACAGCGAAAAAAGCGTTTGATGAAGCTACGGATACGGCTCAAGATACTATAGAAGATGCTACCCAGGCTGGTAAAAGAACAGCTAAGGAAATCAAAGGTAACTTCCAAGATTTAACTTAA
- a CDS encoding HPF/RaiA family ribosome-associated protein codes for MQIAPEITYRNIEKTDAIDSLIREKITKLEKFCDYMNSCRVVVEKAHKHPDSGSPYKVSIDITIPHGREIAVSHNPDRGKQYPPLEVVIRDAFEAARRQVVGLSTEQKGIRKTHPEQEISAVITKLFPEQGYGFLKAIDTGEEVYFHRNSVVNEDFAQLEVGNGIRFKATQGEMGLQATTVQIIDRQSSASRSEFVPESAEKPMGWN; via the coding sequence ATGCAAATAGCTCCAGAAATCACATACCGTAATATTGAAAAAACAGATGCGATTGATTCTTTAATTCGAGAAAAAATTACTAAGTTAGAAAAGTTTTGTGACTATATGAATAGCTGTCGAGTAGTTGTCGAAAAAGCTCACAAGCATCCCGACAGTGGTTCTCCTTATAAAGTTAGTATTGATATTACCATTCCCCATGGTCGAGAAATAGCAGTAAGTCATAATCCTGATCGAGGAAAACAATATCCACCTCTAGAAGTAGTAATTCGGGATGCTTTTGAAGCAGCACGCCGTCAAGTAGTGGGACTTTCTACCGAACAAAAGGGAATTAGGAAAACACACCCCGAACAGGAAATAAGTGCCGTCATCACTAAATTGTTTCCCGAACAAGGTTATGGTTTTCTTAAAGCAATCGATACAGGTGAAGAAGTTTACTTTCATCGAAACAGTGTAGTCAATGAAGATTTTGCCCAATTAGAAGTTGGTAATGGCATTAGATTTAAGGCAACTCAGGGTGAAATGGGTCTTCAAGCCACTACTGTACAGATTATTGATCGCCAAAGTTCTGCTTCAAGAAGTGAATTTGTACCCGAATCAGCCGAAAAACCAATGGGCTGGAATTAG
- a CDS encoding HVA1 family protein, whose product MIPRFNKGDHVKWNSGGGQATGKITKKITQPTEVEGKKIDATQESPRYLVKNDNTKTLTGHKAESLSLINENLTKEQQEILQDFQEAVNMSSRDLQQWLKTEQSKSVGQKKDEDSEAIGHKSGKQIVEILERHQSNYTDSDFSHMKRVISYVHRHLAQKPSGNIDDSRWRYSLMNWGHDPLKD is encoded by the coding sequence ATGATACCAAGATTTAATAAAGGCGATCACGTTAAATGGAATAGCGGTGGTGGTCAAGCTACAGGAAAAATTACTAAAAAGATCACTCAGCCAACTGAAGTCGAAGGAAAAAAAATAGACGCTACTCAAGAAAGTCCTCGTTATCTAGTCAAAAATGACAATACGAAGACATTAACAGGGCACAAGGCAGAATCTCTTTCCTTAATAAATGAAAATCTTACCAAAGAACAACAGGAAATTCTGCAAGATTTTCAAGAAGCAGTTAATATGTCTTCCCGAGACTTACAACAGTGGTTAAAAACTGAGCAAAGTAAATCTGTTGGGCAAAAAAAAGACGAAGATAGTGAAGCGATCGGACATAAATCTGGTAAACAAATCGTAGAAATTCTTGAGCGTCATCAATCGAATTATACCGATAGTGACTTCAGCCATATGAAAAGGGTAATCAGCTACGTTCACCGTCACCTAGCGCAAAAACCATCTGGAAATATCGACGATAGTCGCTGGCGTTATTCTCTAATGAATTGGGGTCACGATCCTCTCAAAGACTAG
- a CDS encoding MinD/ParA family protein — MCQIISVHSFRGGTGKSNLTANLAASMALQGQRVGVVDTDIQSPGIHIIFGLDEDHMNYSLNDYLWGNCQIKDTAYDVSHVLKTAKTSGSLYLIPSSIKAGQIARILREGYDVAHLNDGLNELIRALDLDYLLIDTHPGLNEETLLSIAISDRLVVILRPDQQDFQGTAVTLEVARKLDMSNIMLVVNKALSSSNLDALQHNMEMTYKTPVVGIVPLSEEIAQLGSRDIFCLNYPNHPLSLTVANITAQIVQEKYMLAVGG; from the coding sequence ATGTGTCAAATTATTTCCGTTCATTCATTTCGTGGTGGTACAGGTAAATCCAATTTAACTGCTAACCTGGCTGCAAGTATGGCATTACAAGGGCAAAGAGTAGGTGTTGTCGATACAGATATTCAATCTCCTGGAATTCACATTATTTTTGGTCTAGACGAAGACCACATGAATTATTCCTTAAATGATTACCTTTGGGGTAATTGTCAGATTAAGGATACTGCTTACGATGTCAGTCATGTCTTAAAAACAGCAAAAACAAGTGGTAGTCTTTATCTTATTCCTTCTAGTATTAAAGCTGGTCAAATCGCTCGAATTTTGCGAGAGGGATATGATGTAGCTCACTTGAATGATGGCTTAAATGAACTGATTCGAGCCTTAGACTTAGATTATTTGCTGATTGATACTCATCCTGGTCTTAACGAAGAGACTTTACTGTCGATCGCCATAAGCGATCGCTTGGTGGTGATTTTACGTCCAGATCAACAAGATTTTCAGGGAACTGCCGTAACTTTAGAAGTTGCCCGTAAGTTAGATATGTCCAATATCATGCTGGTTGTGAATAAAGCACTATCTAGTTCCAATCTTGATGCTTTACAACACAATATGGAAATGACTTACAAAACTCCAGTGGTCGGAATTGTTCCTCTATCCGAAGAGATTGCACAGCTTGGTAGTAGAGATATTTTTTGTTTGAACTATCCTAACCATCCTCTCAGTTTGACAGTAGCCAATATTACGGCACAGATAGTCCAAGAAAAATATATGTTAGCAGTAGGAGGCTAG
- a CDS encoding cyclic nucleotide-binding domain-containing protein, producing the protein MTEVILQELNNSDIDWIITTGKQQEILPDTLLMREGNTFNNFYLLLEGTATAILSQKHNNPLAHAFATLEGTNIPGIEIMCLSRGEIVGENTFTNFNSRAITIRASERCLVMSLPLAEMKHKLDQDKGFAARFYRASAILYLNRLQHLLNRLGRRNFAKSQPVRDVLHIFGQLHDSDLDWAIANGTLEKISAQTTLIRQGGPVEALYLVLDGQMAVSLESDQSNPLTNIFATLEGVESSGREIAKLHKGEIIGETSFIDGRLPYATVTAVEDSLVLSLARPTLIAKLQQDIGFAARFYQAIVILLADKLQGIISRLSVGRRTYVQGKSLNDQIQYEDELDAKTLEQMSLAATRFDWMLERLKVS; encoded by the coding sequence ATGACAGAAGTTATATTACAAGAATTAAATAATAGTGATATTGATTGGATAATCACCACAGGGAAACAACAAGAAATTCTCCCAGATACTTTACTAATGCGTGAGGGAAATACTTTTAATAATTTTTATCTTCTTTTAGAAGGAACAGCCACTGCAATACTCTCGCAAAAGCACAATAATCCCTTAGCTCACGCTTTTGCCACTCTAGAAGGTACAAATATTCCTGGAATCGAGATTATGTGCTTATCTCGTGGAGAAATAGTAGGTGAAAATACTTTTACAAACTTTAATTCTCGAGCTATTACTATTAGAGCCTCAGAAAGATGTTTAGTAATGTCTCTGCCTTTGGCAGAAATGAAACATAAGTTAGACCAAGATAAAGGATTTGCTGCTCGCTTTTACCGAGCGAGCGCCATTTTATATTTAAATAGATTACAACATTTGCTCAATCGTCTTGGTCGTAGAAACTTTGCTAAGTCTCAGCCTGTTAGAGATGTACTACATATTTTTGGGCAATTACACGATAGCGATCTCGATTGGGCGATCGCTAATGGAACTCTGGAGAAAATTTCTGCTCAAACTACTTTAATTCGTCAGGGAGGACCAGTTGAAGCTTTATACTTGGTTTTGGATGGACAAATGGCAGTCTCTCTGGAAAGCGATCAAAGCAATCCTTTAACTAATATATTTGCCACTTTAGAAGGGGTAGAATCCTCTGGACGGGAAATCGCCAAGTTGCATAAAGGGGAAATTATCGGCGAAACCTCTTTTATTGATGGTCGTTTGCCTTACGCTACAGTGACTGCAGTCGAAGATTCTTTAGTACTTTCTCTAGCCCGACCGACACTAATCGCCAAACTACAACAGGATATCGGTTTTGCTGCTCGTTTTTATCAGGCGATCGTAATATTATTAGCTGATAAATTACAGGGAATAATCAGTAGACTCAGCGTTGGTAGACGCACTTATGTCCAAGGTAAATCTCTAAATGACCAAATTCAATATGAGGATGAACTAGATGCTAAGACTCTTGAACAAATGTCTTTAGCAGCAACTAGATTTGATTGGATGCTCGAAAGATTAAAGGTAAGTTGA
- a CDS encoding DoxX family protein — protein MKIIQNLFQILILKNKQIFRGILAVCMIVAGLLHFVFPEPFIKIVPNLLPYPGALVYLSGSLEIIAGISLLIPTVSQIAAWGLVLLFIAVYPANINMAVNHIQIANIPDSNWFQAIRLPFQFVLIAWAWWLTRPDNHSDRLSTSN, from the coding sequence ATGAAAATAATTCAAAATTTATTCCAAATCCTTATTCTAAAAAATAAACAAATTTTCCGAGGCATACTAGCAGTTTGTATGATAGTGGCGGGATTATTACATTTCGTCTTTCCCGAACCGTTTATCAAAATTGTTCCTAATCTGCTACCTTATCCAGGCGCATTGGTTTATCTTAGTGGTTCCTTAGAAATTATTGCAGGAATTAGTTTGTTAATTCCTACTGTGAGTCAAATTGCAGCTTGGGGTTTGGTTTTACTATTCATAGCAGTATATCCAGCGAATATTAATATGGCAGTTAATCATATTCAGATTGCCAATATCCCTGATAGTAATTGGTTTCAAGCTATTAGATTACCGTTTCAATTTGTGTTAATTGCTTGGGCTTGGTGGTTAACTCGCCCTGACAACCACAGCGATCGCCTTTCAACTTCTAATTAG
- a CDS encoding glycosyltransferase family 39 protein encodes MIMVFGIGDYGLYEPHEGHFAMVGQEMIFQGNWITPHLNGSPYLNKPPLLYWLIAFSTKVFGAHEFAARLPIGLAGWLGILIAWKWTRQLWGVSASRIAALMLSVTVGWFLFTHQILIDVLLSTLLLASNYFLWRVIYQPQSWVYWWAAYISLGLCLLTKGLIGIVFPLLGFLVLGLVRQDRKLIRRLRLFRGSLLVLALILPWFIAVEQANPGFWHYFVVNEHLDRLLDRRFPPDYEVSQISAFGYLIITALWCFPGILFLPSVLKFTWQEWRQGFRDRASTLERQYSDGILLLAIAAILPVIFFLPFSSRLIYYGIPAIPPYVILFGGWYSRYQTSVSEEQSDQPLAISIKQSYLPANFREKKRNKVVTIYSAIAICLGICFVSTLFFHSLIVQSLPPVINNSDTKLLMFIVPITLGLGWIISGIGIVRQSRFALLPVFLALIVTYISVVQGFIAYQDVRSSKTLIRAADSCLNIDTLWIFEGSREIGTAGAISYYLNQGQNYNAKDIAEHHDTGWEKGNSGRIYRHVMVLSDGGKNRIPPNFPGSPPAYLIDRQQLQSYWNSDRPVVFITDFLRQFNDLDDPENRNLPQGVGKPSLIINNRKLYLNAAAQKFECNF; translated from the coding sequence ATGATTATGGTGTTCGGCATTGGCGACTACGGCTTATATGAACCTCATGAAGGTCATTTTGCTATGGTTGGTCAAGAGATGATATTTCAAGGAAACTGGATAACTCCTCATTTAAATGGCTCACCTTATCTTAATAAACCCCCTTTGTTATATTGGTTAATTGCTTTCTCGACTAAAGTTTTTGGTGCTCATGAATTTGCTGCTCGTTTACCAATTGGATTAGCTGGTTGGTTGGGAATTCTCATAGCTTGGAAATGGACTAGGCAACTATGGGGAGTTAGTGCTAGTCGGATTGCTGCATTAATGCTTTCAGTGACGGTCGGATGGTTTTTATTTACCCATCAAATCTTAATTGATGTGTTACTCAGCACTTTGTTACTTGCTAGCAACTATTTTTTATGGCGAGTAATTTATCAGCCTCAATCTTGGGTTTATTGGTGGGCAGCTTATATTTCCCTTGGCTTATGCCTATTAACTAAGGGATTAATAGGTATTGTATTCCCCTTACTTGGGTTTCTGGTTTTGGGATTGGTTCGGCAAGATAGGAAGCTAATTAGGAGGCTCCGTCTATTTAGAGGATCATTATTAGTATTGGCTTTGATTCTACCTTGGTTTATCGCGGTGGAACAGGCTAATCCTGGATTTTGGCATTATTTTGTAGTTAATGAACATTTAGATCGTTTACTAGATCGTCGTTTTCCTCCGGATTACGAAGTCTCTCAAATTAGTGCCTTTGGCTACTTGATAATTACTGCCCTATGGTGTTTTCCTGGTATTTTATTTTTGCCTTCAGTACTTAAATTTACTTGGCAAGAGTGGCGTCAGGGATTTAGAGATCGGGCCTCGACTTTAGAAAGGCAGTATAGCGATGGTATTTTATTACTGGCGATCGCCGCAATTTTGCCCGTTATCTTCTTCTTACCTTTTTCTTCTCGGCTTATTTACTATGGTATTCCTGCCATTCCACCCTATGTTATCCTTTTTGGGGGTTGGTATAGTAGGTATCAAACTTCAGTTAGTGAAGAGCAAAGCGATCAGCCTCTCGCCATTAGTATCAAGCAATCTTATTTACCAGCAAATTTTAGGGAGAAGAAACGGAATAAGGTTGTTACTATTTATAGTGCAATAGCTATCTGTCTGGGAATTTGTTTTGTCAGCACGCTTTTTTTTCACTCTTTGATAGTTCAATCATTACCGCCGGTTATTAATAATTCAGATACCAAATTATTGATGTTCATTGTACCAATCACTTTGGGACTGGGTTGGATTATATCTGGCATCGGCATTGTAAGACAATCTCGCTTTGCTTTGCTGCCAGTTTTTTTGGCTTTAATTGTTACTTATATTTCTGTGGTACAAGGTTTTATTGCCTATCAAGATGTTCGTTCTTCTAAGACGTTGATCCGTGCAGCTGATTCTTGTTTAAATATCGATACTCTATGGATATTTGAAGGCTCGCGAGAGATTGGCACAGCTGGGGCAATAAGTTATTATCTAAATCAGGGTCAAAATTATAATGCTAAAGACATTGCTGAGCATCATGATACTGGATGGGAAAAAGGCAATTCAGGCAGAATTTACCGCCATGTGATGGTATTGTCTGATGGAGGTAAAAATCGTATACCTCCAAATTTTCCAGGATCTCCTCCTGCTTATTTAATTGATCGACAGCAATTACAAAGTTATTGGAATAGCGATCGCCCGGTAGTATTTATTACTGATTTTCTGCGTCAATTTAATGATCTTGATGACCCTGAAAATCGAAATCTACCCCAAGGAGTTGGTAAACCTTCGTTAATTATTAATAATAGGAAACTCTATTTAAACGCTGCAGCTCAAAAGTTTGAGTGTAATTTTTAG
- a CDS encoding aromatic amino acid transport family protein, whose translation MSLNELISQEELLAGMSAKQSKTLLFLIEKQTALLAARSRVDFTLTDSGESDRELAFLQAFAIDNSKMERPRIQQLERFARDWSVLVPDNPQRKAALLKALGEKYKFTELLIPNIRQVLGCEQIQFHQAFYRLYQKPLKDAFISEMSLVDKYHWLMFVIAKRIESLPSFWLATLVTIALGLPQAFLALPIATAELGSSVTVILLIVLGGINILTMICMAEAISRSQDFRSGKTFFKQLAANYLGKTGSMILVIAVSIRVFLIVLACYIGLSTTIATFTTLPATIWAGILFLLGLYVVSHQSFHLTLGVTILLAFLNVGVLLLFSLLCFNHWQLDNLDNLLYLDWNWLQGNSFKPQILKRVFGVTLMLYFGHVYVGECAKIVLPRDPSANSLIGGSIAGTTCLTFLFCLWVVAVDGTIAPNILASQTGTVLEPLIEEIGSQGQFLGTVLVTLLLGMSWLRSSSSLVNLSRKLLPDQRQSIVTLSHQQERLILQTRDRYDCCLIGITYLKFDDSKLTFRLDLQLQGTIYQQDIEVDKDWDIKELFAQYPQLNLQGVDLNLEIQSANRDRVCLKVISSMAMSERGNWDKNGLKSDFWGPKPQKTPKNPKKPQYLANQRPFLLSLIPLFLVFLLTEGLLLADKQSFTNVVGFAGVLGNSVIGGIFPVLLLISSRRKGELLPGRVVKLLNYPWLLGSIYCFSLLVIVAHGLFIWEHPLARISALSVTVLSLTATWVMLSTGAFISRTVIELEENQGTEGQSLLKITAGGKPKTAKIKLGYIEGEQNHQAAVVEISTLSSLRYAILELSTKQLEELRVWGHSNNHKIGSVNLPSMLEIYQENNKMRFDLKLFGDKVLLPLNSQKCWCKLEFPAARQTV comes from the coding sequence ATGTCGTTAAATGAATTAATTTCTCAAGAAGAATTGTTGGCAGGAATGTCTGCTAAACAGTCTAAAACTTTACTTTTTTTGATTGAGAAACAAACAGCATTATTAGCAGCAAGATCGCGGGTGGATTTTACTCTGACTGATTCGGGTGAGAGCGATCGCGAGTTAGCTTTTCTCCAAGCTTTTGCCATCGATAATTCTAAAATGGAGCGACCGAGAATTCAGCAATTGGAGCGTTTTGCGAGGGACTGGTCAGTATTAGTTCCCGACAATCCTCAACGAAAAGCAGCGTTACTTAAGGCTTTAGGAGAGAAATACAAATTTACTGAATTACTGATACCCAATATACGTCAGGTTTTAGGCTGTGAACAAATACAGTTCCACCAAGCTTTTTACAGACTTTATCAAAAACCTCTAAAAGATGCATTTATCTCTGAAATGTCATTAGTAGATAAATATCATTGGTTGATGTTTGTGATCGCCAAAAGAATTGAATCATTACCATCTTTTTGGTTAGCTACTTTAGTGACGATTGCTTTGGGACTTCCCCAAGCTTTCTTAGCATTACCTATTGCTACCGCTGAGTTGGGGTCTTCAGTAACGGTTATTTTATTAATTGTGTTAGGGGGGATTAACATCCTGACCATGATTTGTATGGCGGAAGCAATTAGTCGTAGTCAAGATTTTCGTTCTGGTAAAACCTTTTTTAAACAACTAGCAGCTAATTACTTAGGTAAGACAGGTTCAATGATTCTAGTTATTGCTGTCAGTATTCGAGTCTTTTTAATTGTACTTGCCTGTTATATTGGCTTGTCGACAACAATAGCCACCTTTACGACTTTACCAGCTACTATCTGGGCAGGAATACTATTTTTGCTGGGGTTATATGTGGTCTCTCATCAGTCATTCCATTTAACTCTCGGGGTCACAATTTTATTGGCATTTCTTAATGTTGGCGTGCTGTTGTTATTCTCTTTGCTCTGTTTTAATCATTGGCAACTAGATAACTTAGATAACCTACTATACCTAGACTGGAATTGGCTGCAAGGAAACTCTTTTAAACCTCAGATCCTAAAGCGAGTTTTTGGTGTTACTCTGATGCTTTACTTTGGACACGTATATGTCGGCGAATGTGCCAAAATTGTGTTGCCCAGAGATCCCAGCGCTAATTCTTTGATTGGGGGAAGTATAGCCGGAACAACTTGTTTAACCTTTCTTTTTTGTCTCTGGGTGGTGGCTGTTGATGGCACGATTGCACCTAATATATTGGCTAGTCAGACCGGGACAGTTTTAGAGCCACTAATCGAAGAAATTGGCTCGCAGGGTCAATTTTTAGGTACAGTACTAGTTACTTTACTATTGGGAATGTCTTGGTTGAGGAGTTCTAGTTCTCTAGTTAATTTGTCTAGAAAGTTGCTTCCCGATCAAAGACAATCTATTGTCACTTTATCTCATCAACAGGAGAGACTGATTTTACAAACTCGCGATCGCTATGATTGCTGTTTAATCGGAATAACTTATCTGAAATTTGACGATAGTAAATTAACCTTTCGTCTCGATTTACAGTTGCAAGGAACGATTTATCAACAAGATATTGAGGTTGATAAAGATTGGGACATTAAAGAACTATTTGCTCAATATCCCCAACTCAATCTTCAGGGAGTTGACCTTAATTTAGAAATTCAATCAGCTAATCGCGATCGAGTCTGTTTAAAAGTTATTTCTTCTATGGCAATGTCTGAACGAGGAAATTGGGACAAAAATGGGTTAAAATCCGATTTTTGGGGTCCAAAACCCCAAAAAACCCCAAAAAACCCCAAAAAACCCCAATATTTAGCTAACCAACGTCCTTTTTTGCTTTCTTTGATTCCCCTTTTCTTAGTTTTTTTATTAACTGAAGGACTTCTACTGGCTGATAAACAATCATTTACCAATGTCGTGGGATTTGCTGGAGTGCTGGGTAACTCTGTTATTGGAGGTATCTTCCCCGTCCTGCTGTTAATTTCTAGTCGGCGTAAAGGCGAACTTTTACCAGGTAGGGTAGTTAAACTGCTTAATTATCCTTGGTTACTAGGAAGTATATATTGCTTCTCTTTACTAGTTATTGTCGCTCATGGTTTATTCATTTGGGAACATCCCTTAGCCCGTATCAGTGCTTTGAGTGTTACGGTGTTGTCTTTAACCGCTACTTGGGTAATGTTGTCAACGGGAGCTTTCATTTCTCGTACTGTAATCGAGTTAGAGGAAAATCAGGGAACCGAAGGACAAAGCCTACTTAAAATTACCGCAGGTGGAAAACCAAAAACAGCCAAGATTAAGCTGGGATATATAGAAGGGGAACAAAATCATCAAGCTGCTGTTGTCGAAATTTCTACTCTATCATCCTTGCGCTACGCCATCTTGGAATTATCAACTAAACAACTGGAGGAATTGAGGGTATGGGGACATAGTAATAACCATAAAATTGGCTCAGTCAATTTGCCTTCAATGCTCGAAATATATCAAGAAAATAACAAGATGCGGTTTGATCTCAAACTATTCGGAGATAAAGTTCTATTGCCTCTGAATTCCCAAAAATGCTGGTGCAAGTTGGAATTTCCAGCAGCCAGACAAACTGTATGA
- a CDS encoding cache domain-containing protein → MPQKITEFSNYIRRISPFYWSISAKLLIVIFLAATIPMSLTAYNNLKLGLENLVQSESDKLEVIAVSNANRLDQFILDNRLIINQVSRNADIVKFLTVNSILSEELFSKVEKGLEIILRSSSDYDAVFIIDKDGICRVSTDPTCIGQNQSFYDYFKKAIQSEAGASISFLVEAASGRPGLFFAHPIRSDRGETLGVAVLKIQGPDVWKVINSIRVDSHVQAFLVDERGVVIAHPNNSFLYRSLNKLPSDTQKELKAKNSYGRDKIGSLNLPELAEVMVGARQIGHVSYYSPIEKTHQIAGFAPLETQSWVLGVNKPKAIFEAPMRAMIWQNGLFVLIVGGFAVIASLLLSNQLIKSIRALIKAGKALQRGEFKPESLVKIARSQDDLGRLAGVFLKMAEEINNREQYLKSQVQNLRVEIDETKKERQISEITGTEYFKDLQKKALRLKNRVNAEAQTEEEYFQKLHKKAEDQKTRFVANL, encoded by the coding sequence ATGCCGCAGAAAATTACTGAATTTAGTAACTATATCAGACGAATTAGTCCTTTCTATTGGTCAATTTCTGCCAAACTATTAATTGTTATTTTTTTAGCAGCAACTATACCAATGAGCTTGACTGCTTATAACAATCTTAAATTAGGTTTGGAAAATTTGGTCCAAAGTGAATCTGATAAATTAGAGGTTATTGCTGTTAGTAATGCTAACCGTCTTGACCAATTTATTCTTGATAATCGTTTAATCATTAATCAAGTCTCTAGAAATGCCGATATAGTTAAATTCTTAACTGTTAACTCTATACTAAGTGAAGAACTTTTCTCTAAGGTTGAAAAAGGCTTAGAAATAATCTTGCGCTCTAGTTCTGACTACGATGCTGTCTTTATTATAGATAAGGATGGTATTTGTCGTGTTTCTACAGATCCAACTTGTATTGGTCAAAATCAGAGTTTTTACGACTACTTCAAAAAAGCAATTCAGAGTGAAGCTGGAGCATCCATTAGCTTTTTGGTAGAAGCAGCCAGCGGACGACCTGGATTATTTTTTGCTCATCCGATTCGTTCTGACAGAGGAGAAACTCTGGGTGTAGCAGTATTAAAAATACAAGGTCCTGATGTGTGGAAGGTGATTAACTCCATCAGGGTCGATTCTCACGTTCAAGCTTTTTTAGTAGATGAGCGGGGAGTAGTCATTGCTCATCCAAATAATTCATTTCTTTATCGTAGTCTAAATAAACTACCTTCAGATACTCAAAAAGAGCTGAAAGCCAAAAATTCTTATGGTCGAGACAAAATTGGTAGCCTAAATCTCCCTGAACTAGCAGAGGTAATGGTGGGAGCAAGACAAATAGGTCATGTCAGCTATTATTCCCCTATTGAGAAAACTCATCAAATAGCTGGTTTTGCGCCACTGGAGACTCAATCTTGGGTACTGGGAGTTAATAAACCAAAAGCCATTTTTGAAGCTCCTATGCGGGCGATGATTTGGCAAAATGGCTTATTTGTTTTGATTGTAGGAGGGTTTGCCGTCATAGCTTCTCTTTTACTTTCTAACCAATTAATTAAATCGATTCGTGCCTTAATTAAAGCAGGAAAAGCATTACAAAGAGGTGAGTTTAAGCCTGAATCGTTGGTAAAAATAGCTCGTTCTCAAGATGACCTAGGTAGACTAGCTGGTGTTTTTCTCAAGATGGCTGAAGAAATAAATAATCGGGAACAATATTTAAAGTCACAAGTGCAAAACTTGCGAGTAGAAATTGATGAAACTAAAAAAGAACGTCAGATATCAGAGATCACCGGAACAGAATATTTTAAAGACCTGCAAAAAAAGGCTCTACGGTTAAAAAATCGCGTCAACGCAGAAGCACAAACAGAGGAAGAATACTTCCAAAAATTACACAAAAAAGCCGAAGATCAAAAAACTCGTTTTGTAGCCAATCTTTGA
- a CDS encoding cation transporter: protein MEFYVPTLDSSEASEKLKETILTSEPNAKVNIDLDNKKVTIESKASAETFKQLIVASGNKLD from the coding sequence ATGGAGTTTTACGTACCTACTTTAGATAGTTCAGAAGCTAGTGAAAAGCTAAAAGAAACTATATTGACTTCCGAACCAAACGCTAAGGTTAATATCGATCTCGATAACAAAAAAGTAACAATAGAATCTAAGGCATCTGCTGAAACTTTTAAGCAACTAATTGTAGCATCAGGAAATAAATTGGATTGA